The Coccinella septempunctata chromosome 6, icCocSept1.1, whole genome shotgun sequence genome segment TCTGTTAGGAATTTGGTCACTCTAACATACACCACTTGTTCGAATAGCTTTGAGAACCCCGAGAGTAAGCCTATTGGTCTATAATTATCGAAGCAGTTTTTATCCCCTTTGCCTTTGTACACTGGCCGAATTGCTGCTAGCTTTAGAGTGTCTGGAAATATTCCTTCTTTGAGAGAGTTATTCACGATGTGACAAAaaatctcagtaattgctgGCAATATTTCACGAATAAGAGAAGTTGGGATTTCATCTTCACCTGAACTATGCTTgttttttaactttttattcagTGCTATTAGTTCTTCTTCTGTAACTGGCTCCAATACTATTGATCTAtcgttttcgaatttgaaagtaTATTCTTTTCCTTCTTCACTAGTTTTCATCAAGTCTGGGATAATGTCGATTAGATATTTATTGTAAGCATTTGCTACCTCATTTGTATTTCCATCGATAAAGCATTCACTTGATTTTTTCGTCTTGCCAGTAATTTCCTTGTAAATAGTCCACATACACTTATTCTTATCGTCAGAGTTATTTATtctattttcataattttccgaTCTGGCCCTtactaataatttttcatattcttttttttctgcACAATACAAATCTTTATAATGTCCATTTAATTGTTTCAAAAATAGGAGATTATctaatttaattttcttctgttggatcgctTCATTTGTCTCATATAGTTTTTGCCTAGATTTATAGCCttgattgaataattttttcgggaatttttgaTTAAATATAGTCATaaagattttcatgaaaatatgccATTGTTTATTCACATTCTCATTATCTACCTCGTAAATTTCATTCCAGTTTTGTTCTTTTAAGTCATCAAAGAATTCATTTTTACTCATCACATCAAAAAATCTTTTATAATAAGGGGAATTCCTTGTCTGTAAATCTAAACTGAGTACAATTTTTTGAGCTGTATGGTCTGAAATTGTCGTAAACAATACTGAACTTGAGATGCACTGATCAGGTAAATTTGTAAAAATGTTATCGATACATGATTTTGAGGTAGGTGTTATTCTGgtgttttcaaaaattgaaggaTACAAATTGAAAGACGCTAATACAGCCAGAAGTTGTGATCCAAAATTATTATGTTCGAGCAGCTCAACGTTAAAATCTCCCAATACAAATACCTTCTTGTTCTCTGATATGATCATATGCAGTATCAGCTCTAGCTTCCCgaggaaaattttgaaatctcCCTTAGGGGGTCTGTATattgatattataataatattttctttcttGAGTTTACATTCAATACTAGCGCATTCAAATATGCTCTCCGATGAaagcatttcaattttttttctttttttatattccaatttttcagaCAAATATATAGCTGTACCCCCATAACCATTCCTCCTACAAAAGCTAGCAGCTAGTTTGAAGTTTTcaacattgaaacatttcaaTTGTTCTTGTGTTTTCCAATGTTCTGAGATACATAGACATTTACAATCATCGTTACTTTCTAGTAGAGCATTTACTAAGTCTATACTATTACCCACGGATTGTACATTTTGGTGTATAATACTAAAGTTTCCACAGTTGTCACTTACTTGATTTTGTTTAGTTGTCCCTGGATTCGattctttcataaaaaatcagTTTGCTCATCACCATCACCATTGAAGTTGATATATTGGCGTTGCTTTTCCCTTCTTTGTATATAGGCTGGACATTTCTGATCTCTTGCAGAGTGTCTCCTATCCTTAATACCCAAACGTTTGCAATTTGGACAGTTTAATGGATCTTTATTGGTGCACTCCTTCGATTCATGTCTACCACTACATTTGTGACAGCATGGCTCTGCTCGACAATGTTTGGCTATATGCCCGAAGTTACTACATCTAAAACACATTGCTATATCCACAAATTCTTGAACATACAATTTAGTGAGGTCAAAGTGTAACGATTCGTTTTTAATCAGCCATTTAAAAACCTGCGGAGATGTTTCAAATATCCAGTTTTCTTTCATATTATTCCTACATACCTTTTTTGCGATGAATTTGAGGCTATTTTCCACCTGTGGGCCAAAAATTTCTGTCATCTGCGGATTATCTTCTATCAACTCCTTCCTGAAGATATCTTCTTGATAGCCTTTCTTGATTCCCGTTATCATAATCATTGGATCCTTGTTTTGTATGTTCTTTGTCTGAAGACTGccttgttttttcaaaatttcctgAATCCGTTTTTGTTGCTCGTCATTATAGCATTCAAATATTACTCCTCCTTTCTGCAAGTGTCTAATATTTTTTAGAGTTTCATTTTTGCCCAATTCTTTAAATTTTAGCTTGACATTTTTTACGATGTCGCAAGTTTCTTCTCTATTATTtgaatttatcaatatttcatatttattttccttttccggagttttccatttttgagttttagttGTTTCCGTATTTTTCCTTGTAGTGAGTATCGAACTGTAAGTCTTGATTTGTGAATGATTTTCCTGGTATACTTCTCTGTCAATCTCTGTATCTCTATTAATTTCGTCGGGCTTGAGGATATTACTTTTAGGATGATTTTCTTTGCGGTTTTCTGTTTCGAGTTTTCCAAATCTATAAACAAGTTTAGTCACTTTTTCGTGGAGTTTGAAAACTGCCTTCCTTAATTGTTCTTGATCCgtcttttcaagtttttctttcTCCGAAAAATCATTTAGATTTCTTAGCGCATCAAGTATAGTCTCTATTATATTCTCCGTATTTTCCGAATCTCTACTGACTAATGGTAGGTTCATATCTATTTTTCCTATGGATGGTCCAGATATTGCTATGTGTCCATCTCCTGTTCTCTTGACTTCAGGTGGAGTACGCATTACGGTCTTCTTTGGTGTGAAAACTTCGTTATATTCATCCTGTTGTTGTTCCTTTAAGTTTTGAACCTGCCCTCGTACATTATGTTCATTGATAACTTCTTCATTCATAATATCGCTCACGTTATCAGAGGTGGTTCCAGCTGTTTTCACTTCCTTCGAGATAATGGTGTTGTTTACCTCCGGGAGAACTGAATCGGTTCTAGATTTCCCTGACAAATTCCTAGTTATTGGACCACTATTTGCCTTTATTTGTTTCTTCCTTGCGTTAATCTTTTCGTTCTCGTTTTTCTCCGacataatataaaattattccGAATTTTCTTAAACAAAATACACTGTTATAAACTCGAATCTTCGGGATCGAACGAGTACGGCGTGCATTCGTTGTCTCAAGATGTTGGAGAAAAGgtgaatttcaagaatccaaattaccaaaatcaAGTTAAAACAGCACTTTGTTCATTTAgcaacagaatcatttgacttccaagtctgccacttttcaaatcagaccaatatggccgtttccgtcgcacaatttccgtcacatttattcgaaaaagctccttcctgatattctatgttctaagtgtGAAATGCACACTTGGTGGAATCAGTTACATCTGCAGCTATCAGCTCCTTAATGATGACTCTTAACCGATACTTCAGTGAGATGAGTTACGTTACAGCATACAACAGTTCTGAATTGGGTAGGGTTCAGTCAGGGAGTTGTTGGAAGGATTAGACTCAGATGCAAGGGCATCCAGCCTAAAGGGTTGGAGACGCAGTTACAATggtacccggcctcaggggagagagacgcagctgcaagggcagccggcctcagaaatcgacgcagataCAACGGTATCCGGCCTAAAGGGTTAGAGACGCAGTTACAACggtacccggcctcaggggagagagacgcagctgcaagggcatccggcctcagaaatcgacgcaggtACAAGGGTACCCGGCCTGCAGGATACTAGGAAGGGCAAAatccacaaaagttgtatgtttgTCCCGTAAcagaaatatgaattatttccgctcctggctatcacgttcaaatatgtcctgtattgaccaactccaccagtgaagagaaaaataataataataaaagaaaaggaaaaatgataattaaggctccttaatgcaattacagtatttaccctgttggtcgtacctaagtaatcgaatcattggcttggcttggggacgcttcagtgacatttacaagtattcataaaataagcacaaaaaataggtagaaattaagaaattaatatTATCAATATTATATAACACAATCGCATCCACCATGAAACAAGTTTATTATAATAACTAGCCCTCAAATCATAAATGGAATAGAATTGGAAGCAAAAAGGGGTAGCGTACAAAATGGCGTCTGGCGTCCCTATGACGTGTTCAAAGAAGGAAAAACTCAGAAAGTACGTTATTATctacaataaagaaaatgagtTATACTGTGCGTGAAGCACATAAAATAGCGACGGACGGAATTGGCCCTTGAGTAATTAACGAAATACTTTAACAATGAAAGCTAACATGATGCATCAAGTACACAAAACAGCATATTTGCAATGAACccttcaaattaataaaatacgaaacggTAATAATGAAATGAGTGGTAACTTACGTCTGGAATTCACTgaacaaaataagaaaaaaaaacaagcttTGTCTTACTCCAAAATTTACTCTAGGAAAAAAAACTAACTAACAGGAAAAACCAGTTTAACTCGTTTCAAGAAAGGACGCTTAATGAATCCCTTCTTCATTAGGAATTTCTTGGCTTTTCGATCTCaagtacctacttgaaaaaGAGCGTCTTCCAGGGTTCTTAACGCTTGCGCCATCTCCCCTTTCAATTCAACAGCTAGTACAGAAAACCTTCTCTAACATTTCATTTCTTACTGGTGGTCTTTGATAAAATCCACTAGAGGGCAGTGGTTatgtcaatattgaaaaaaaaagcagtcCACTACAATATATATATCTCCTTGACACAAGCTCCTTGACACAAGAGGATGCACTCTGTCATTTTGGCCGGTTGGGTTTCAATGACCTTGAGGTTTTTCTAGATATTGGTGGGGGTCAACCAGAAAAAGACAAGTATAAACTTTGCTCTCTCTCTTTTAGAATTTTGAATTTGGCGGTATATCCGAAATCATCGCCATTCCTTTTAGGAACGAACAAACGAATAAGACAAGCTTTTGATAAACTTCAATTTTATAAGTTTCACCAAAgttcaattaattaattaacgAACTGTACTGTCCTGACCTTAAATTACCTTGCGCTGGTCAGTGATGCTTgtagaattctttttacttcgaagatacttacgaatgacagcactttaaagacaccttactactctatggccaaagatcgtgatcgtctggttgtggtaggactccacattacgtaggcaaccccaagtacttaccctgattactaatagaaaaattgacgggaggttgggagattcgaaagaaaacaacacaTTTAAACCCAAACAAGAAACGTTTATTTCGGGTTTCATTGGAGACGATTTCCAATGTCATAGCTCTAGGGCGCAGCAGAGGGGAGGAAAAAGAGCTGCGAGAAAACCTCCCCTTAGAACAGCAACAACTACATACTCTACTATACAGGTATGATTTTACGTAGCTACGGCAACAGGTTCAACTGGCGAGAGAAAATCTCATGTGAAATGCACACTTGGTGGAATCAGTTACATCTACAGCTATCAGCTCCTTAATGATGACTCTTAACCGATACTTCAGTGAGATGGGTCACGTTACAGCATACAACAGTTCTGAATTGGGTAGGGTTCAGTCAGGGGGTTGTTGGAAGGATTAGACTCAGATGCAAGGGCATCCAGCCTAAAGGGTTGGAGACGCAGTTACAATggtacccggcctcaggggagagagacgcagctgcaagggcatccggcctcagaagTCGACGCAGATACAACGGTATCCGGCCTAAAGGGTTAGAGACGCAGTTACAACggtacccggcctcaggggagagagacgcagctgcaagggcatccggcctcagaaatcgacgcaggcACAAGGGTACCCGGCCTGCAGGATACTAGGAAGGGCAAAatccacaaaagttgtatgtttgtcccgtaacacaaatatgaattatttccgctcctggctatcacgttcaaatatgtcctgtattgaccaactccaccagtgaagagaaaaataataataataacagaaaaggaaaaatgataattaagAGTCCTTAATGCAATTACAGTATATACCCTGTTGGTCGTGCCTAAGTAATCGAATCATTGGCTTGGCTTGGGGACGCTTCAGTGACATTTACAAGTATTCATAAAATAAGCACAAAAAAATAGGTAGAAATTAAGAATTTaatattatgaatattatataacacaagcgcatccaccatgaaACAAGTTTATTATAATAACTAGCCCTCAAATCATAAATGGAATAGAATTGGAAGCAAAAAGGGGTAGCGTCTAAAATGTCGTCTGGCGTCCCTATGACGTGTTCAAAGAGAGAAAAATTCAGAAAGTACGTTATTATCTACAATAAAGAAAATGGGTTATATTGTGGGGGAAGCACATAAAATAGAGACGGGGACGGTATTGGCCCTCGAGTAATTAACGAAATACTTTAACAATGAGAACTAATATGATGCATGAAGTACCCAAAACCGCATATTCGCAATAAAaccttcaaattaataaaataagaaacgGTAATAATGAAATGTGTGGTAACTTACGTCTGGAATtcactgaacaaaataaagaaaaaaagcaagctttgtcttactcaaaaattcactccggaaaaaaaaactaactaacAGGAAAAACCGGTTTAACTCGTTTCAAGAAAGGACGCTTAATGAATCCCTTCTTCATTAGGAATTTCTTGCCTTTTTGATCTCaagtacctacttgaaaaaGAGCGTCTTCCAGAGGGTTCTTAACGCTTGCGCCATCTCCCCTTACAATTCAACAGCTAGTACAGAAAACCTTCTCTAACATTCCTTCTTACTGGTGGTCTTTGATGAAGTCCACCCAAGTTatgtcaatattgaaaaaaaagcaGTCCACTACAGAACctttcaataatgaaaattttacatGTAGATGGAACTTATTTCATATGGATAGATAAATAAAACTTATCTCTTGAAAGAGAAGTACATTCTTCATTTCCCCTAAAAATactatttcaatttatttattggGAATACttataattcgatattcgaACTATTTTGAAAGAAGTCGCTTTATTTTTATCATAGATTAAGGTGGTGTAGATAGGAAActctcacaatattttgaaacattgttCATCGCGACCTCTGGTGGACTGGGGTGAAGCTTGAGTAGATCTGGTTTTGAAAAAAAGCTGTGTGTTGCCTAACAAAAAGAACGAGtataatttttgtgttttctgtCTGTTCTCCATACATTGCAGGAAATTCGAATTGTCCATGTGAACGCAATAAAACTACTTGACAATTTATTCGTATCATAAAACCTAATATAATTACCAATGTACTGGCATTTAGTTCAGATAttttagtattttttttatgatacgaaTAGATTACCACAGTAGTATTCTTTCATTCGCATAATTTTCAAAGTAAAAAACCGATTAATGCAAAGGAAAGAATAATGATAATATGGCTTTCTTTATTGTATTTGATTGCATGGCAACaagtaataaaatatactttataaaggtttattttttcgtttataCCAGGAGTCCAGTCTTAAATTTGAACCATTTTAGTAGGTATATGGAAGTTTGTCATGATAAGCTATTTCACAGTCGCCACAATcgtaactttcacgtagaattacGCCTTCTCCAGCAagggaataaattttttttctaatcgaATATCCGGAAATATAGTTTGATATTTTCCTTTTCAACAGTGTACCTGCTAGTATGTGATACTGTTGTGCCTACAGACACCCTTTTGATATTTACTTGTTCCGATACCTATTGATcaatagttgaaaaatattaaaattgagtCATTTCATAAGTGACTAAAATGGTAGTATCGTTCGTTACAACTTCAGTGTTTCGAATGTTAACAAGTCCatttgaaaatgcataattCAATCAATAGGTAAACATAAAACAGCTAAAAATGTTCTTCATTACCTGAAGGAGATGAAAAAAACTTGACAAATATATGGGAATAATAACTCACTGCCTAAACAaggatatataaaatattttcgaatattcgaattcaaaaagattaatcttcaaaatttcaaatgacagaACATACTTCTCCCCTTGTCCTGTGAATGAAGTTGAAGGAAATCTCCTTTTTTCCGGtgttggaaattaggttggtttaggataaattcttcttcaatgaaacgcactttgtgaaacaatctttatattgattcaatcgatttaacggaggtcgatctatactctcaatgaatatcaaaccagaactaactaaacggagagaaatatctcattcctaaaagatgcttatatacagtatataggctccaatagcaaagtacataatatggttatcacagtcgaaaactgctggggtatgttattcaacactcttaccgccagcactaatattgttgactaacaaaccaatcgcatttgacatatttatatttgtcgagaattctgaatgagtaagggatttggttttgctttactctgatgaatttatctcaacacGCCGCCTCAAAATCAAATCTCTTATCTTTTATAATACAATGCTCAATTACCTATACATATCATTACATATCAAAATTGcatgcaaaaataaaatattcctgaGTATAGAAAGATCCTCCATTTGTTATCTGGGGCAATACAAGTATGGTCCAATATTCATTGCAAGGATGTGGGAAACCCAGAAAAACCACACCAGACCATTGCTATTAGAAATTGTATACATACTCAATATAATACTTTTAGTATTAAATAGTAGTACCTAGTAAATAAATATTTAAAACTTCAATTTCCTAAACCTAAACCTGCTATGAAATAACAGACATTAGTCTGGTAATGGTTTGGTTGAAATAACAGAGAGCTGATAAACTCTGCGATTTTATTTGAGTTTTATAACATCCTCATTTTTTATTTGGGAGGAAAGATATTCGATGTCAATATGTTCTGATCTCGTATGGATTGCAGTACTTACTATTCAAAAAACTATATAATACAAGCTAGTACAACTATTATTTCTATCTTCATAATAATCATGATATATTTCATAATACataataatgaaattaaaaccttttttttttatagtctTAACGTACGTCTTATGACGGCTTTTTATATAGCCATGTATATAACCCTTTTCTGTGGATGAGGCAGCGATTAAAgcttgcattttttttttttttttaataaattgtacttattattttacaaaaatttgaattcaaataattCGAACATATTTTATAATCTTGAATTAATTGATAACTCCGTAAGAACATCCAAAgttcttctgttcttcttttattaaaaaaatctacttaaaatatatagatccattttaattatactatgagaatttttttttttttttacacagtgcttcataatattcttttgaaaacacttatataatgtaataattttttttttatcaggaataatttcattttgttttctatcAACTTCGATTCCTAAAAAAAACTTGATTGCTTTTGTCATAGAAAATCCATCAATTAGAACTTATCAATGTTTCATCATTCGTTGTATAACTACAGAGACAAGAGTTTTCTCTATGTATAACTACTACAATATATCATCCGGATAAAGTACACCTTAATTATATATTTTGCGATAAATTTTGTCTACCTTTAAGATAGGTATGCATCGATGAGTATGAATTTCGAAAACCGAAATCATTTTAGAtccttttcgaattttcgtttgTTTTAACTCCTACGTGTTGGGCTTTACTCAATTGACGAAATTGACAATCGTTTCCTCAAGGAACCTTCCTCAAGGAACCTTCCTCAGAATTTCTTGCTCTAAGAAAACTATTTAACTTATCAGCTATTTGAAAAGGAAAGTTTAGAAATCTAAATATTCTATGATGTATCAATGAATTAAATCGATTGCAAGTGTTACTATGTATCTGAAGCTTGAAGTTCTGACGACTGATTCAAAAGTTTCAGCATTATCTAATCAACTATCGCTGCTTGAAGCCCCGGGAAACAAATCGCGTTTATATTTCAATGGATTTCCAAAAATGCATCAATAAATTCTTATTATGCATTTTCAATcaacaatattttcattctccGGTGTCTTCGATAAAGACCATGATTTATTcatcaacaataataataactttattgcTTTATACCAATGATATctattcaacatttcatttATTGCCTAGAAATATTTAGGAATGCTATATTATATTAAGCACATATAACTTAATAATTTTCATGATCGATACTCTGGACATTCTTTCACTTTGTCCTTATTTTGGGTAAATTCAACCCAATTCACTCTTGTGAGATTCATATTAACCTCCACCTTAAATTGCCAATTCATCACAATCACTTTGTTCTTATATACTAAATGtaccaatttcatttcataaacGTGTTGATgtcagatttacctactggttttggtTCACCAGTTTCTTTCTGCATTATTATCGATTCATTCACCTGATTTACcattatcagatttacctactggttttgatacaaaatcagattcaccagtttcattatcagttacctttgagttacctgatttatcgttatcagatttacttactggatttgatacaaaatcaaactcactagtttcattctcaattatctttgagttacctgatttatcgttatcagatttacctactggttttgatacgaaatcagattcaccagtttcattatcagttacctttgagttacctgatttatcgttatcagatttacttactggatttgatacaaaatcaaactcactagtttcattctcaattatctttgagttacctgatttatcgttatcagatttacctactggttttgatacgaaatcaaactcaccagtttcattctcaattaccttcgagttacctgatttatGGTTATCGggtttacctactggttttgatacaaaatcaaacaCACCAGTTTCTCACTTCACCGAATATCTGATTTTCAATCACTAtcagatttaaattttttttttttttcttcagaaaggtaGATGActgattcttttttttttaattaacttTTGACTAGCAATTATTCAAAGTTtaataatattcaaattcaatagaatattAGAGAGAATCGTCAATGTGAATATGATATTGTAATTTATAATCGTCACATCTCTAATTTATATTTGGATACGAAATGAGTCACTCCACCTTTTTCATAAATTCAGTACTTATAATCATCATCACATTTTTATCAGCTGTGATTTTAGTTCCTTCGAAAAGTACCTTTATtattcaaatgtttttttttttattcaacaacttcattattctacaGGGTATTGTAATTTCGAATCATAATTTAAGCAAGACTCTAAGACTCAATTGAATCCCTTTTTTGTAAGAAAAGCTTCTATCAAGATATGCAGTCGTTTAAAGTGTTTTATGaagtaatgaaatataaatcaaattactcaacaACCAGACTTCAACAACCAATTTAGAAGACAGACATATTCAGGTATTTTGCTAATCCAGCAATCTATAATATTTTCACCATTAAACAGACTGTCTTTCGAACTTCTACAGTAGCATATCATAGTGTGAATAATATGAAGATTAAGTCATGAAagttatatatttcaattcttattcagataattgaagactcaattgaaatatttttttttttatgaagcctttagaacatttcaaaataaattgaatactcAATTCATTTTCAAGCTATATTTCCGATAATGATCATGAACTCCTATTTTTATGCCCTTGAACACAACTTCTACTTTTTACTTTCACCAATCAAAGAAAATAACTTCAACTTATGTCAGCTTCtcctgaaatgatatttttgctTAGGCAAATGCGGAAGCTGGTTCCTATATTGAATGATACTCAATCCCAATTTcactaattcttttttttttggttcgaaATCTAATATTGGCAACGATGTATGCATTCAAAACatttaattcaaatatacaaGAAATGTCCCGATTTCGGAAAACTATCAATTACTACTtatgaaattataaattatggTTCAGGCTCTTCATTTCAAGAATAcaagaattaaatttttttttttaattttttttttttttcagtcacatTATATAAATGTAACTGAgctctgaaagaaaaatttaatattcctTAAATGTCATCTTCACTGTGTTTTGATTCTTAAGGCAAATTCCATATTCTATTTTATATCCAGATAGTTCATAAACTACTCTTGAGATATATTCAaacggattttttttttttttttgtctaccTGATGAAATGTCTTCTAAGTTGGTTGAGTCTGATTTATATTTCGCTTGAGTAcctaattcaatttcaaaattcaaatccttttcaattgaattttaattaGGGAATTTCAAATCACAATTCAATAATAATGCCCTtcaatgatatctatcattgaGAAAATACCTTTTTACGAAATTTTATAACAGTCACAGACAAATTGATTTTGTCTAGATTCAACGAGCTTTCGTTTTACTTATCTGAAAGACCCTACAGGCTGTTGATCAATATAAAAGAGATGACGCCCATTCTCTAGCTCCTTAATTCCCCTTGTGATGGATTGTTGCATCTTGATCCAACTCTACTACTGACTGAAAAACACTTCGTGGTCTTTCGTAGGACTCATCGCTGATCATCAGCTAACTACGCACATAT includes the following:
- the LOC123314806 gene encoding uncharacterized protein LOC123314806, whose protein sequence is MSEKNENEKINARKKQIKANSGPITRNLSGKSRTDSVLPEVNNTIISKEVKTAGTTSDNVSDIMNEEVINEHNVRGQVQNLKEQQQDEYNEVFTPKKTVMRTPPEVKRTGDGHIAISGPSIGKIDMNLPLVSRDSENTENIIETILDALRNLNDFSEKEKLEKTDQEQLRKAVFKLHEKVTKLVYRFGKLETENRKENHPKSNILKPDEINRDTEIDREVYQENHSQIKTYSSILTTRKNTETTKTQKWKTPEKENKYEILINSNNREETCDIVKNVKLKFKELGKNETLKNIRHLQKGGVIFECYNDEQQKRIQEILKKQGSLQTKNIQNKDPMIMITGIKKGYQEDIFRKELIEDNPQMTEIFGPQVENSLKFIAKKM